Proteins encoded by one window of Mustela erminea isolate mMusErm1 chromosome 5, mMusErm1.Pri, whole genome shotgun sequence:
- the BMF gene encoding LOW QUALITY PROTEIN: bcl-2-modifying factor (The sequence of the model RefSeq protein was modified relative to this genomic sequence to represent the inferred CDS: inserted 3 bases in 2 codons): MPRAGVFWKQYRAVHSGLLPRQXQPAAAAAPARASRHPPQPAGLFPSFPIASGRQAPXVLVTLDPGAEPWHHDSEAETLSWSHPGEMEPPQCVEELEDDVFQPEDGEPGTQPGSLLSADLFAQSQLDCPLSRLHLFPLTHCCGPGLRPTSQEDKATQTLSPASPSQGVMLPCGVTEEPQRLFYGNAGYRLPLPASFPAGLPLGDQPPEGQWQHRAEVQIARKLQCIADQFHRLHMQQHQQNQNRVWWQILLFLHNLALNADENRNGAGPR, from the exons ATGCCCCGAGCGGGCGTATTTTGGAAACAATACCGCGCGGTGCACAGTGGCCTCCTCCCGcgcca ccagccagctgccgccgccgcccctgCCCGCGCCTCCCGCCACCCGCCTCAGCCCG CTGggctctttccctccttcccaatTGCGTCTGGGCGCCAAGCCC GAGTGCTCGTCACGCTGGACCCTGGCGCGGAGCCCTGGCATCACGATTCGGAGGCTGAGACTCTCTCCTGGAGTCACCCAG GGGAGATGGAGCCGCCTCAGTGTGTGGAGGAGCTGGAGGATGATGTGTTCCAGCCAGAGGATGGGGAGCCGGGGACCCAGCCTGGGAGCTTGCTCTCTGCTGACCTGTTTGCCCAGAGCCAGCTGGACTGCCCGCTTAGCCGTCTGCACCTCTTCCCTCTCACCCACTGCTGTGGCCCTGGGCTTCGACCCACCAGCCAGGAGGACAAGGCCACCCAGACCCTCAGTCCGGCCTCCCCGAGTCAGGGTGTCATGCTGCCTTGTGGGGTGACCGAAGAACCCCAGCGACTCTTTTATG GCAACGCTGGCTACcggctccctctccctgccagctTCCCTGCAGGCTTGCCTCTCGGGGACCAGCCCCCTGAAGGGCAGTGGCAGCATCGAGCAGAGGTACAGATTGCCCGAAAGCTTCAGTGCATTGCAGACCAATTCCATCGACTTCACATGCAGCAA cACCAGCAAAACCAAAATCGGGTGTGGTGGCAGATCCTTCTCTTCCTACACAACCTTGCTTTGAACGCAGACGAGAACAGGAATGGGGCGGGTCCCAGGTGA